A stretch of the bacterium genome encodes the following:
- a CDS encoding KGG domain-containing protein gives MAITTEEAGRRGGLAVKNKYGPSFYSEIGRKGGQSTKDTYGPDFFSKIGEKGGETVRIKHGQAFYSKIGRKGGQARARKNQPEEG, from the coding sequence ATGGCAATCACAACCGAGGAGGCAGGCCGCCGGGGTGGTTTGGCAGTCAAGAATAAGTATGGCCCTTCTTTTTACTCAGAGATTGGTAGAAAGGGTGGGCAATCGACAAAAGACACCTATGGCCCTGATTTTTTCTCAAAGATAGGTGAAAAAGGTGGCGAGACAGTTCGCATCAAACACGGTCAAGCTTTCTACTCCAAGATTGGTCGTAAAGGTGGACAGGCAAGGGCACGTAAGAACCAACCAGAGGAAGGCTAG
- a CDS encoding MerR family transcriptional regulator encodes MDTAETKPIFTLSVAAEILGVHPRTLMIYENEGLAIPARTKTNRRRYSQKDLRSLQFIRFLTNKKGVNLAGVKAILQMIKLGSEKGLDLQKKIFPDFVESKTLF; translated from the coding sequence ATGGATACCGCTGAGACGAAACCAATTTTCACTCTCTCCGTCGCTGCCGAAATATTAGGAGTCCACCCTCGAACCCTGATGATTTATGAAAATGAGGGTCTGGCAATTCCGGCGAGGACGAAAACAAATCGTCGCCGCTACAGCCAGAAAGACCTGCGTAGTTTGCAATTTATCCGCTTTCTTACCAATAAAAAAGGTGTCAATCTTGCTGGTGTAAAGGCAATACTGCAAATGATCAAACTCGGAAGTGAAAAGGGTCTCGATCTGCAGAAAAAAATCTTCCCCGATTTTGTTGAATCCAAAACTCTTTTCTGA
- a CDS encoding CTP synthase — protein MAKTTKFIFVSGGVISGIGKGITTASLALILQSKGYKVSPVKIDMYLNVDAGTIRPQEHGEVFVTDDGIETDQDLGHYERFLGTSLTRANYITTGQVYQEVLRKERAFEYDGEDVEAIPHVTDEIIRRLYAAGKVREADIVLVELGGTVGEYQNTLFFEASRIMRLKHPKDILQIHVAYLPIPSHLGEMKSKPVQMSVRALNALGIQPDIVVGRSELPIDRRRKERLALFCNVAPEDVISNPDVSTIYQVPLTLQSQHMGDRILEKFGLGTSKKDLKEWGSLLDSIHKLKKEVNIGVVGKYFATGDFQLSDVYVSVIEAMKHAGWENGVKVKLNWIDSDELEKKDSEKVLANMDGICVPGGFGGRGVEGMIRAVQFARERKTPYLGLCYGMHMATIEVARHLLKLEKAHTAEVDPKTPDPVIHIMPEQEKLLIGREYGGTMRLGSYPCKLRAGTITRRAYGSELIRERHRHRYEFNNAYREDLEEVGLLVAGTSVNGKLVEIVELADHSFFVGTQFHPEFQSRPLKAHPLFSSFIKASLKK, from the coding sequence ATGGCAAAAACTACGAAATTCATCTTTGTTTCTGGTGGTGTGATTTCCGGAATTGGGAAGGGTATCACCACCGCTTCTTTAGCCTTGATTCTCCAGTCCAAGGGCTACAAGGTTTCTCCGGTCAAAATCGATATGTATTTGAATGTTGATGCCGGAACGATTCGACCGCAAGAGCATGGTGAAGTTTTTGTTACCGACGATGGGATTGAAACTGATCAGGACTTGGGTCACTACGAAAGGTTTCTCGGTACCTCTCTTACTCGGGCCAATTACATCACCACCGGCCAGGTCTATCAAGAAGTGCTGCGCAAAGAGCGAGCCTTTGAGTATGATGGTGAGGATGTCGAAGCTATTCCTCATGTGACTGACGAAATCATTCGTCGCCTCTATGCTGCCGGAAAGGTTCGAGAAGCTGATATAGTCCTCGTTGAGCTCGGAGGAACCGTCGGAGAGTATCAGAACACACTCTTTTTTGAAGCTTCTCGTATCATGCGCCTCAAGCACCCAAAGGATATTCTTCAAATTCACGTCGCCTATTTACCAATCCCCAGCCATTTGGGCGAGATGAAGAGTAAACCAGTCCAGATGTCAGTACGAGCTCTGAATGCACTAGGAATACAACCAGATATTGTTGTTGGCCGTTCCGAGCTGCCCATAGATCGACGCCGCAAGGAAAGATTGGCCTTGTTTTGCAACGTGGCGCCCGAGGATGTCATTTCCAATCCAGATGTTTCGACGATTTATCAAGTTCCCTTGACCCTACAATCACAACATATGGGCGATCGTATTTTGGAAAAATTTGGTCTAGGTACAAGCAAAAAAGATTTGAAGGAATGGGGCAGCCTGCTTGATTCGATTCACAAATTAAAAAAGGAAGTCAACATTGGGGTGGTGGGAAAATATTTTGCTACCGGAGACTTCCAACTTTCTGATGTCTATGTTTCGGTGATTGAGGCGATGAAACACGCCGGTTGGGAAAACGGAGTAAAAGTTAAGTTAAATTGGATCGATAGCGATGAGCTAGAAAAGAAAGATTCTGAAAAAGTTCTCGCGAATATGGACGGTATTTGCGTTCCTGGCGGTTTTGGTGGGCGGGGAGTAGAAGGGATGATCCGAGCAGTTCAATTTGCCCGCGAAAGGAAGACCCCCTACCTTGGTCTTTGTTACGGAATGCATATGGCCACAATCGAAGTGGCGCGGCACTTACTCAAACTTGAGAAAGCCCATACCGCCGAGGTTGATCCGAAAACCCCTGATCCAGTGATCCACATCATGCCGGAGCAGGAAAAACTGCTCATCGGTCGGGAATACGGAGGAACAATGAGGCTTGGTTCCTATCCCTGTAAACTTCGGGCCGGAACAATCACCCGTCGTGCTTACGGATCTGAGCTAATCCGTGAGCGTCACCGTCATCGTTATGAGTTTAACAACGCTTATCGAGAAGATCTTGAGGAGGTCGGCTTACTAGTTGCAGGTACGAGTGTTAACGGAAAGCTAGTTGAGATCGTTGAGCTAGCCGATCATTCCTTTTTTGTGGGAACACAGTTCCACCCCGAATTCCAAAGTAGACCTTTGAAGGCTCATCCACTTTTTAGTTCGTTCATCAAAGCGTCTTTAAAAAAGTAA